The sequence below is a genomic window from Gavia stellata isolate bGavSte3 chromosome 11, bGavSte3.hap2, whole genome shotgun sequence.
GTCTAACAaatttgaaatttctttctgatcataatttgtgctgaaatacagatttctaaCTCCAGCCAGATTTGCATTGAGTTGGTTGAAGCACATACTGTAATACCACTGTGAAAGAAGCTACAAGTGTTTTTTGTGCTGCTGCATGTGTGACTTCAAACTTTCTCCTGTTTCGTGAGTGGTCTCAAGTTCTACTTTTGGTGTTGCATACAACCTATGGAAGCTGGTTGCTTACAGAACTAAATGTAGGCAAAATCTGCTCTGAAGCTTAAAATATCCTTTGGCCTTTCACAGTAGTTACGCACATATGGGTGGAAGTGTTATCTAGAGGATGCGTTTTGCTGTTTTACTTCCCATTTAAAGTGCAGAATCATGGTGAAGCCTGATTGCCTGCTATGCTCCTAGTAAGTTCCTCTAAAAAGCAGATAAGTTTCTAAGGTACTGTTCAAAATTCCTTCTTCATGCTCATGTGCATTTAGAAACTTGCAAGAAAGTAAGAAAGTTAAGCACCATAGTAAATTATACGTGTGCTCAGTATTCTATGAAACTAAGTACAAAACTGATTTGTGACTTTTAATATACTAACAGTATTAATGCATTGCTTCTGGCATCCTTTCATAGTCTTGAGAAACATTAAAGGAGTGGTagaaagggaaagaggcagTAGATGAGAACGTGGTAAATGACCAGCCAGGCTGGTGTCCTTTCTGGAATGGCAGGTGCCTCACATGAGGGTTTGAGAAAATTTTAATACATGGGAATGTATAAATATGACCTTTATGTGGATCTTACTGTATTCTCTACTATTAAAATCTTCAATTGTGgaagtttaaatatttcttcaaaaaatacCATTAGCAGCTCTAGATGTTTGAGATTCATAGGATTATCCAGTTCCTGTGCCAGTCATACACTTGTGGCCTTAATCTCTTGCAAAGAATTTCTACCATTCCATTGTCTGTTTGTGAAAACGTATGTCTTCTAGCGCTTCTGAGTGTCTAACCTTGTGTCATTGAATACTCTCTTATCTTCTGTTATGAGACCAGGACAATGGACATCCCCAGTCTACAGACTAGCGTTAGCCTGTTTCTTATGTTACAGACTCTGGCCTGCAGTCGTGCCCTCTGAGGGACCTGCGTCTGCagtctgcaggttttttttccccatttgtttCTCTACATCCTTACTTCTCTTGTCTTGCTGAATCCTGTAGTTCTGCCGTGGTCTTGGGTTGAGTTGGTGCAGGTTGAGATGCCGGTCAGGgtttgaaacagaaatttcttGGTGCGTTTCTGTCCCACATGGGGGGTTGCCCTCGTGCACCACCCAGAAGCGGCTCACCGGCTGCCTGCTCTGCGTGCTGCGTGCTGTGGGCTCAGGTGCTTGCCCTGGGTGCACAGGGATGTGCTCCTCATCAGCGTGCTGAGGTGGGGCTAGGTGGGaccagggctgggctggcttACGAGTTTATTGAGGTGAAGGCATCATTGATTTATGTGAGATGGTCTGTTTTGGAGTGGGGGGATTGCTAGGAGGGTGAGATTCTCTGAAAGATTCTTGTTTGACACAGAAAAGTCCTTTGGAAGGGTAAAATCTCAAGGCCTTTTTTTAGTGACTTACGGTCTCATTCAAAGAGTTGTAGAAAGCCCAGTGAGAGCTCGCTGTGCGGCACCGTGTTGCTGGTAGCTGGTAGTTGATACCACTATGTGCCATGTCCTTCCCTTCCCAAGGAAGGGATGCAGATTTTACCAGTCTTCAGTACTCTgaaattaataacttttttttaaaaaaaaaagtactcccttttggtttttttgatgCAGCAGCTGGTTTTGATCCATGGTGGTACGTTCTTGTCAGCAGTTCATGCATGTGAGAATTGCTATCCCACCTGATTTACTCCTTTTTAAGTGATAGGGTTTGTACCCATGTCTGTTTGTGGGCTTGGTATGGGAGAGCTTCATCCTTGCCCCTGGAAAAGGGTATGTTAGGATGGAGCCTTCCTCTCCCCCGGTGTTCTCGGTGCTGGAGACTGACACTGTGTTAGATATGCCAGTTAGGTCTGCAGAACTTCCCCAGCTATTCCAGCAGCCctagctgctgcttctcctgctgatCAGCCAGGTGCTTGACTTCAGCTTTCTGAATCGCTTGGACTTGTTGATTTCACTAAGGAAGTATTTCTAAACTGTGGATTTCTGTTTGacttgttcttttaaatattatcaTTATAGCTACAATGattgctttcctgttccttttttcGTTTGGAAATCTATACTGCTTTCCAACTTTGTGGTATGTTTCATGCAGATCTACCTTTATTGCTACAGCTTTCTAGCTAACTTCGTGGCACTTCTTTCCTCtcatttcattgtatttttaataccaCTGATAACTTAGTATTGTGTAAGCTGTTGAAATGAGACTCGTTGGTTATCAGAGGCTCACTACTGTCCTGTGCTGCATGAGCTCTTGTTTGTTATTTCAGGCTATGTCAAAAATAGCCTGTTGCTTCTTGTGTGTTCTTGGGCTGTTCCAAGAAGTGATCACTTGAAAATACTGAGAGATGATTTAACAGACCTGtgtgctgttttgcttttggcCACTTTAAAATATAGGACACCCTTTTTACCTCCATTATCTATTTTTGCAGgctaaacattatttttaaacctcaggtaacctttaataaaaaaatattgtgggTGCAGGAccttttgataatttttttaagattttctgtGTGTAACTTAGTATACTGCTTTTTTGTTCAAATAAATACATGCCTTATGACTACTTAGTTTTATCATGATTTTCATATGCTTTTATTATCCTTGACTAGTACAAATACAAGGAATACTTGATTTACAAAAGAGCTTTATCTGTACTTCTCAGTGTAAGCACAGCACCTTAGAAATATTTGCAGTCAACCATAATAGAGATCTTGAAGTTTGCTTTCAAACACACGTTTGCAGATTTTATGATATATTCGCACAACTTTGTTGGCTGCTAAGTTATTAACAACCTGTGCTCAAACCCTGACTTTCTCTTATCTTTGTAACAGCTGATGTTCCTGGCACCTCAACAAGGAtgttggtgttttgtttgtcaGTGATGATCaagcttttcttccagttgGATGCATCTGTTTGTCCTGAGAAATGTGAGTGCTCGTCAAAAAATGCAATTCATTGCTCTGGTCCCCACATAAAAGACCTGGAATCATTAAATCTGCCTTGCAACATGACAGGAATTCACATAACGGACACTAACGTAACATACTTGCAGGATGTTTTTTCTGGGATGGTGGAACTGCAGCATCTCATCTTGTCTTCAAACAACATCTCTCTGGTTTCGCCAATGGCTTTTAAAGGCTTGAGAAGGCTAAAAGCCCTCAAGCTGCTAGATAATAAGCTGGTCGAACTTCCCCCAGCAGTGTTTGATGACATGGTACAGCTTCAGCAATTGATCCTTGAAAATAACAGGTTGAAATCCattgaagaaaatctgtttgaCAAACTAGCTAGTTTGGAAGAGCTTTTCTTGAACAAAAACCAACTAACAGCACTTCCTAGTGGCGTGCTGAAGAAACTTGCCAAACTCAAAGTACTGAACTTGTCAAGAAATTATTTGGCAGCACTGCCTAGAAATATATTTAGTGCATTAACCAAGCTTGAAAAGCTGATGCTGTATTTTAACAGGCTGTCTTCAATAGAGTCTGGTATGTTTGATAgcctgaaggagctgctggaaCTCTTCCTGCATTCCAATAACATCCAGTCCATCGCCCCTGATGCATTTCATTGTCTTCATAAACTGAGAAGCCTAACGCTCTCCAGAAACAAGCTTGAGGTTTTGCCTCCTGGGCTCTTTCTGCACTTGCATGACCTGTCTAAATTGACCTTGTACAGGAACCCACTGAAGTCTCTTCCAGAAGTGTTGTTTGGAGAAATGAGGCATCTTGGTAGCCTGTGGCTGTATGACACAAAGCTCTCAACAATACCAGATTTTGTGTTCAGTAACTTGACAAATTTAGAGTTTCTTGTGCTGAGTTTTAATCCAGAGCTTAGTGTTCTTCCTGAGAACGTATTCAGTGGTCTGAATGAACTGCGGGGCCTTTCTCTGCATACAAATAATATTTCCAGTCTGCCAGAGGGCATCTTCCTGAGCCTTCAGAAACTGCAGAACATCTCCCTTTTTGATTCGAGGCTTGAGGCTCTTCCTAGAAACCTCTTTCATAATCTCAAGCACCTTCAGAAGGTTTACCTCAATAGTACTAAGCTGCAGTCTCTTCCTGGAGATTTCTTCACTGCTTTACCTGCGCTGCAAGAAGTCTTCCTTGACGACAACCCTTGGAAATGTGATTGCCAAATTCTTGGCTTCCAAGAGTGGCTCCAAAAGAGCATGGAGATAGTTAAAAATGTGCCATCTCTAATGTGTGCCAGCCCGCTGGCACTACAGAATATTTCTCTTGTGGCTCTAACGGATAATCACCTGAAGTGCCTGCCAACCACAGCCATTACATACCAAATGTTCAGCTCCACTTATTCCCAGGCTTCGACTTCTCTTGTGACAGAGCACTTGACATCGTCTTGCCAGACTAATGTAACAGTGGCATCCGACATGGATACCAGCACACCCACATCTATTCCTCTTGCAACTGCAGGTTTTACCTACTCGCATGTTCAAGATGTTGGACGGCCTATGTTTCACTTCTCAAATGTTCCAACCCAAGCTTCTCCCAGTGCCATAGTAGAAACCAGCAGTGTCAGAGGAACGGATTTAACTACTCTTGCTTGGTGGGATGAGCTGCCAGCCCGCAGGAGTGCTAAGCTCTATTTTAATACCAGAATTGCTTATTGTCAGCTGTTCTTGTGCCTTCACACTTTCATTGTATCACTCCAGGCTGTAACCATTGTGCTCAGTCTGTATGTGATGGGTAAAACAAGGCAGCTCTTGCACTCCAGAAATATTCCTGCTCAGCCTGTAGTTCTGATAGAATTTTTAAGAAGTTAGAGAATACCAGCCAACGAGAGGATTAGAAGCACTGTTTTGGATGCATTTTGAGCATCGGGGCAGTTCACATTTGATTCAGATATGGATTACAAATCTTCATAGCAAGAATCATAAAGACCTTGCTTTTACAGCATAATGAAAATGCACTTTTATGTACCTTACAGTGTTTGCGAAAAGTGATTGTAATCACTGTACGTTGCTACAGCACTTGGTGCATGAGCCCAGAGGGAGAGCTGAAAGAGAATCTGTGGTCACCTCTACGTGTGTGCTACTAGTTTCCTGCTTTGGActgcagccctgtccctgccagACACCACTGCCTGCTGTCATGCTCACGCTGCTCAGATGGAAGTGGCATCAGCGTAGGGAAGTCTACATAGGAATACGACTTTAACCATGCTTTAAAGGTTGCCTGTAGTACTCCAAATGTTATTATGCTTTATGCTGCCTGCAGTGTTTTGTCTCCTTattgagaaaagaaacaatatttttgggaggagatgctggaaaagaccttttgAAAATGGAGATGAGGGCATAATGATATGATGCAAATGTCTTGGTTTTTGCTTACTGTCCTCAGCCCTTTTCCAGGACACGGCAGGAGGAGGGGGTACCATTTAAAGCTAACAGTGCTTTTCCTCTAGCTTAACCAGAGGACGATAAGTAAGACGCTGGGCTAGGAAGTATAATCTtgatgttgtttgttttgttggaaACTTTGTAACATTATgacaaatctgaattttaagtAAAGACTTTCATCCTTAAACTTTGACCAGTGGTCTGAAAAGCAGGGTGTTACTTGCTGCATGATGTGGCGAGTGTTGAAACCGGAGTGACGGGCAGATGCCCAGGACTTGGCTCCAAAGGAGCATAGTTGGTTTGAGAGCTGCTCTTGACTCAGCTGGGAGAGAAGGGGTTGGTCTCTCCTGGGCTTGGCTAGCAAAACATAGGCGTGCAGCAAAGTGGCAGGGAGCCTGCCTGATCTGAGGGCCCTGAAGTGTCACCACCTTTTTTTGAAGTTGGCTGGGGAACATACTCATCTCTGTCAAATTGCACTATGCAGTAGCATGTTTAGTCATATTCAGTCTCAGTACTTTTTCTTATTCCACAGTATTACTTCCTGACTTCCAGCCCTTTCAAGTGTTGATATGCAAAGACAACTACGAGGCAATAGCGTGGGTTTTGGTCTTCgtactgaaatgttttttttaatattatgaaTGATAGTATCTTAGTTTGTAAGTAGACTGGTAGCTGTCAGACTGCATGTGCTTTGGTAGCTCTTGGATTTAACTATTGGCTTTTATCTTAATGATGTGACTTAGCTTGTTCTTAAAAGCTCTGATGTTGTGATCAAAAGCTAGGGCTGGATTAAAGAGCCTCTGGATGTCGTTCCCTGGCTCCTTGGGCAGGAGATCCTGTGCTCTAGGAGTCCTTTTGTAGTCTTACTGACTTTCTAAGTATTGGGGTCTTTTCTGGATGGCCTTAGAATGGCACTTTACAAGCCTGAGCTGAAGACAAGTTTGCATTTGCTGCAGGTTTGTGGCTTGTTCCCTGCTGTGTACTACTCTAGGCAATGAGAATAAACTACAGACTGCTTTGTTTCAGGGTGCTCTGCTGCTAGATTTGAATTCCTCTTCCAGGCTGTGAAAAGAGGCAGTGTGCTTCTATGGTGTTAAATAACCATCGTCTTGCAGGTGAGGTTTAACGAAATTTAGCAAGCCTGGCTAAATGGTAGGTAGAGCTGTCTCTAAAGGAGGAGAAATGCAAGTCACTACAGCTGGTGCGAAGCAAACTGAGACTGGATTCATAAACAGAAGCACCTGAATATTTATTGCAATATATTTAAGAGAAGCACAAAGCCAACATGAAGCTTTCTTGGTGGTGGTTCTGGCTTATTATATGCTAGTGCTTAAAAGAAGACAGTTGTTACAACTTTAGGTTCTTGGTTGGACAACTGTAATGACCACTTAATGTTGTTCCAGCTCCAGTGCCGTCGTACCGGTGCCACACAACATCTGCTCACAGCAGGCAGGAGATAAGTATATTCTGGACTAACAAGGAAATTGTTTTACAAACCGTGCTGGTTATTGTTTGCCTCGGTGAGGCACTGAAGAAGTGCGCTCGTGGCTACAGGCACTCAGATGCACACTGTCcgatttctaaaaaaaaaaaaaaagcaacaattgCCATATGGGCGTACGACACCCTAATGCCCAACCTCTGGAAGACCAGCGGGTTAGCAGCAGCTGCCATCTTTCTGAACCCTCCTttggctgccccagccctgcagtgggGCCAGCTGGGTCTCTGTGCTGCTCCTTTGGCTCCCTTTCTGCAGCCATTGAGCTCTGGCACGTGGGGGCTTTGGCACGCGGCTGTGTACAGTCAAGTGCTCAGAGGAGGATGATTCGTCTTAACATGCTGTCATCGGGCTTTCCCCGTGCTTGAGCCAGACACGGGGAAGTGAAGTCAGCAGACAACAAAAGGCTGGAGCAATAAGGGCCTGGGGTGTTTTACTAACTGTTCCTCTGAGGTGTCCTGTTTTGAGCTGCCTCTGATTCATTTCTTGTTGCCCAGCGGAGCTCAGCCTTTCCTGTAAAACTCCCTGGCCTGGGAGATCCAAGGACATGCTTGTTTATATCCCATCTCCGTTTCGCCTGGAGAAGGGACGGTCTTCCAGGTCAGCGTGATGGCGGCTGTGGCAggtggggaggcagcagggagggctcCTCAGGGAAAAGTGCAGCTGCACCTCAGAGCCTCTCTCTGGGCAGCATTGCCTTGCTGCCATCTCAAGGCACCGATGGCTTGCCATCGCCAGTGTATTGGCAAGGATTTTCCCAGTCCCCGCAGCCCACACCTCCATGATCTACTGCCCAACCTTCGCCCCCAGGCTGGGCTTAGGGGGACGGTGGGCTGGAAAAAGGTTGGAGGTATCTGATCCCTGGTCCGGGGGGTCCCTGCTTCTGGGGAAAGGGTGGATGCAAAGCATGTCTGCACTCAGTGGCTGAGGGGACTGGCTCCACACCCTTGGCTCCTGTACGGGATGCAGAGTCATGGTTAACAGTCCTGCATGTTAACCAGACCTCCGCGTCCAGGAGCGGCCTTCAGGAATGCATCCGAGTTGGGAGCACATGGGGTATATTACCAAGGCAGCCTAGCCAAGGGTCTTCTGTAACTCGCTCGGTTCCCTCAAACACTTGTTTTCTGTGGCGGTTGCTCCTGCTCTCTCTGCTTTAGGAAATCCTGGAGCAGTGGGAGCTCTTACCCCCTGTGCCGGACCATGGGAGTACACGGCGTGTGTCTAGCCCAATGTCACTGCAGGTGCCATTCTCCTTTGCTTGTTGGGACTTGGATGCACAGAGTCCCTGAAGAGCGGGGTGTCGAAGAGGGAATTAACTGCTGCTGTAAGTGCTGGTAGCTCTCTGCCTGTTTCCTGGCTGCTGTAGGACCCTTCCAAGCCACCAGCACCCCTCTGCCCATCAGTGTCACCTCTGCCCATCCGTGTCACCTCTGCCCATCCGTGTCACCTCTGCCCCATGAGACCAGTAGCTGCTGGAGGGCCTTCGCTGCTTGCAGAGGGGAGTGAGCTCAGGTGGGTGCCTACTAAAtgcagctcagccccagcgTGTAGCAGCAAGATTGGAGCCTGCACCTCGAATCCTCCCTCTCCCGGTGGCAAAAAGAAGCCAAGCGATGGCAGATGTGCTTGGAGAAGATGCCCAGGAGTGTGTGCAACCACTGGCTGTGAGGCAGGAGCTCTGGGAGCCTCTGGCTGATGCTACGGAGCATTGGCTGTGTCTCCTCCAGGCCTCTGACCAGCACACATCGCCTGGGGAAGCTGATTCAGCAGCTGCGATACTGGAGCACAGCGTTTCCTAGGGATGACGGAATAGCTGGGAGGAGATGCAGCCAAAGGCATGTACCCGTGGGACAAGGCTGGGGTTGCGGGTGTTTACACACTCTCAAAGTGATCAGGAGGCCTGAAGCTCCTGCTTTGCCCCTGCTTTGTCCAGAGGTGTTATGCCTCCATTTTCCTAGTTGGCATCTGGGTTCacatccccttccctcctgggTGTTCATGGGCACATGAGCCTGGGCAAAGCCTCTTGCCTGGGCCATGGGGGGTGAGTCCTGCTTCATTGTGGGGTGGGGGTCCGCTGCTCCAGCGGCACCCGGAGGCATCTCACCACTGGGCTCGGCCCCTCGTGTGCAATTGTTGCTATAGGACTGTTGTATTTCTCTTCAATGTGCCAGGCTTCCAGCTGTGCCTTTGTGTCTCTCTAGATGAAAAAAGCCCAGGGCAGAGAGCCAGCGACGGCTGGCAGCAGCTCCACAGCCTGCTGTGCACTCCTCTGCCAGCTTCCCCTGGGCACTGGGGGAAGATGGGGCCCCTTCGCCCTTGGGATGTTGGGAAGGGGGTCCTTGGGGCACTCCCTCGTGCCAGGGATGGCTTTACGGAGATGGAAAACGGGGCGAAGCTGGTCCAGCAAACACCTCGCAGTGCGAGAGCAGGGACAGCCCCCCCATCATCGCCTCCCACTCCAGCCGGTCCTTCCCTGCTCTTGCAGCGCCCACCGGACAAGCTCTTTCCGCTTTGGATTATCTCTCCAGGCGGACTTGGCCGTGAGCCCCACATTCCTTCCAGCCTagccctgccctgagccagtgCCAAGCCCTGCGTGCTACTGCTCTCGCTCAGGGCTCAGGCCAGGGCCGAGCCTAGAGAAGATGGTCCTGCTGGCCAGGCAAGCCCCGCTGGCGCTCGAGATCCTAAATGCCATTTTCTGTGAGCTCCTGGAGGGTTGTGGTGGGTCTCGTACTGGTGCTTGGATGGCGGTTAGCCTGATGGCCATCCCTGCTGCCCATCCTGGAGGGACCAtggctgctgctccttcccaaaGCTCCTACCCTGCGCATGCACTTCCCCAGGGAAGCAGAACATGCACCCGCCTCCAGCGAggcagccctggccctgcaTTCCTCAAGCAGGGAGCTGAAAATGCCACAGGGGCTGGACTGCTTGGCCCTATGGAGGAGCCCTCTGGTTTGGGCTTCTCGAAGGGTTAGGGTAGGCGTGTGGTGGGGAAGGGACTGCTGGTGCCCCCCTAATGGGTGGTGGGGGCCCCAACACCGGTCCCCGCGGGACTAATGCACCTTCTTTCACCCCTCAGCTGTGCCTCGAACCTACGTGTCCTGCTGCACGGCTCAGGCCCGGAGGTGTCCCTCTGCGCTGGAGCACCGGGGGACCCCCTCCCTTGGCCCCTAGCCCAATCCTCCACCCTCCTCCGCTTCAGCAGAGCAGAGTTTGGCCCAATGCCCTGGGCCAGCCGGTCTCTGCGAGCGCCGGGGGCCACCACAGGGGTTTCTCATAGTGTGCTGGGCAGCTTGCAGCAGTTCAAAGTAATGGCGGGGGGGTGTCGCAGCCCTGCGGGGAGCAGCAGGGCCTGGGGACGTCCTGTCCCTCCCAGGGGTGTGAAGtcaggcaggagctggaggtgtgcgaggagcaggggctggggggagccgaggctgctgggctgtgcagccctgCGGCGTGGGTGAGCGTGCTCAGCTGTTTGGCAGATGAGCAATGCGCTCTCCCGGCCAAGCCTGCAAGCTGCTAATTTTAGCGATTACATGAATTTTTCCAAGCAGTCTTGAGTCCCTTGGTGATTCAGAGCCGCTTGGCTTTGCTGCATCCGCCACCCCGGCTGTGGGGATGTGCTGGAGGTGTGCCAGCATGGACAGACCTGGGACTGTCCCATGTCCAGGAGCAAGGCTGACCTCCCCAAAAACGGGTGACGCTGCTGTTCTGGGGCTCCCGGGACCTCCCTGGCTGGTGGCATTTTGGGACTGAGcttggggcagggtggggaccGGGGCTTGTGCAAGAGGtcacaggacagacaggagccCTGGCTGGGAACCCAGACTGCATAAAATGCAAGTGGCTCAGCGTGGCCAAGGGTTGCCCATTCCTGGCCCTGCCAGCCTCTAGGAGCCCCAGCCAGGGTTACGTCAAAGCGCAAGGGTAACGCTAGCTGGGACAACTTGCCACAGGacctccatccctcctgcagGCTCAACAGCATGTGGAGAAAGGCCTATGGAAAGTGCCGGGACTTGGGTGCAAGGGCACCTCCCTCCTGGGCTGTGACTGCCAGCAGTGGCTGGGCTGCGGGGCACCACCATgtgctcttccttttctccacgCAGCACTGTTTGGCCACTGCCTTTAGTGAGGAATCGGAAAACCACGTTTGTGCAGGCAGAAGAGATGGCAAGGAGGGCTGGGGACTCTGGGGGAAGGAGCCATCCCCCTAGCACAGCCATGACCCCAGGTTTCGCTGCCAGCCCCATTTCATGGGGGCACAGGGTCTGGCAGGTGCCCATCCTTGGGTTCCATCATCCCCTTAGAGGCATAGGGACACAGCAGTGACTCCATGCTGTCCCGAGCTTGGTCTGCGGGGTTCAGCCTTTCTCTGGCCAGcgtggctggagctggggaaggtCCCCAGAGCACTGCTGGACCCTGGAGCTTTCCTATGGCGCGAGGCTTGCTCCACTCCATCCAGTACCGTGCGAGCTCCCAGCTATGCAGAGCAGCCTCCCTTTGCAAAACACTTATCTCACCCTCAATAACATCCCCATGCTCTCTCTGGGAGCTGCCTCTCCCCTCCAGATGTGCAGAGCGTGTCTGTGCGTCTGTCCCAAGATCTCgcaccccaggcagcagctccccttccctgcctgcccccccccaccccggccccccccTTGCATGTAGCCTGGGGCAAGCTCCTGTGTGCTCACCTCTGGGAGCGGCTCCCTCTCCGCTGTGGGTGCGGTGAGCGGACTTGTGCCGTTACTCagccttgctttatttttagggATATCTCGAAAACAGACTCATCCTTTCCAGccaggggctggagccaggTTCCCGAGGCCTGGGTAGAGGCAGCTGGATTTTTGGCAGGGCTGTTTTACTCGGGCTCCTCTGCATCTTCAGGAGCTCTGCGTGGCTGTAGGTAACATAATCTGATCACCTCCCTCCCTGGGGCCAGGGTGTTTGAGGGTACCCACCGctgcatccccatccctgtatCCCCCCTGAGGCAGTGTTGCTTGGAAGGAACAGAGTCCGACATTCCTCTGTCGGACTGGGCTTGGGGTAGTGTTTTTTCGGAAGTGCTGGCGTTTAATTTCTGTGTTGCCTTGCTGAAAAGCTGTGTGCTTCTGGGATGAgtcagagcaggcaggagcccagcagcgctggtgctggcagcaggcagacAGAGCCGGCGATAAGGGTGCGATAAGACCACGAGAGCTGTGCTCTtgtgccagggctgcagggagtgGGCAGCTCCCAAGACCGCTGCCTGACCTCCAGCTGCACCGCTGTCAAGGAAGCGGGGAGGTTATTTTGGGAACCATGCTGCTGGGAAAATCTGCTATGTCAATAGAGTGTGAGCTAAAGCACTTTGTGGATGGTGTTTTCGAAATACCTCTTCTCTGTGCCCAAATCCCTGGGCTTTGccccaggagcaggcagggagcgtGGCCGGGGGTAGCCCCAGTCTCGGTGCTTGCTCCCTGGCCGGGGAGGGGTCCGTGGCCATCCGGCATGTCCCATGGCAGTCGGGCCCCCCGTACAATCTCACATATCGGCAGCTGTTGCCTTCAGCTGAGGTCCCACTCCCTACGCTCTTCCCACGATCCCTGTCGCCTTCCTCGGGGTCTGTCTGGGAActcccctctccatccctgcagTTTGTTGTTTATCCTGGTCTGATCTCCGCTTTGAACagggtccccatcccctgcgCTGCCCTGCGCCCTCCCACCCCTCACGGCACAGCACGCTGTGGCATGGGGATGGAggcagccttcctcccccctctcCGGCGGCAGCCCAGTGCTGTTCCCATCTCCAACAGCTCGTTAGTGCCGGCTGGGACctgagcaggggctgctgcggcCGGTGGAAACATGGGTGGGCTGAGACGGGATTAGACGTGGTCAGGGAAATTCCAGCTGCCCCGTGGTGAGCACGGGGCTGCTCCAGCAAGCCGGCTGGGGCCATGCATCCAGCTGCTTCCTCCCGAATATCCGTTCCTGGAGGCTGCTGCACTGGGGCTGCCAAGGAGAGGTGGGCAAGGGGGGGGGAcctgggctgggcagcagggacCAAGGGCACCCCTATGCACCCTCGTGGGCTGGAGGGGAGGTGCCCCTGAACAAGTGGATGGGATGGCTTGTGCCCTGCTTCCCAAACACCCCTGGGTGCTGCGCTCCATCACCCATATGT
It includes:
- the GP5 gene encoding platelet glycoprotein V, coding for MQIYLYCYSFPADVPGTSTRMLVFCLSVMIKLFFQLDASVCPEKCECSSKNAIHCSGPHIKDLESLNLPCNMTGIHITDTNVTYLQDVFSGMVELQHLILSSNNISLVSPMAFKGLRRLKALKLLDNKLVELPPAVFDDMVQLQQLILENNRLKSIEENLFDKLASLEELFLNKNQLTALPSGVLKKLAKLKVLNLSRNYLAALPRNIFSALTKLEKLMLYFNRLSSIESGMFDSLKELLELFLHSNNIQSIAPDAFHCLHKLRSLTLSRNKLEVLPPGLFLHLHDLSKLTLYRNPLKSLPEVLFGEMRHLGSLWLYDTKLSTIPDFVFSNLTNLEFLVLSFNPELSVLPENVFSGLNELRGLSLHTNNISSLPEGIFLSLQKLQNISLFDSRLEALPRNLFHNLKHLQKVYLNSTKLQSLPGDFFTALPALQEVFLDDNPWKCDCQILGFQEWLQKSMEIVKNVPSLMCASPLALQNISLVALTDNHLKCLPTTAITYQMFSSTYSQASTSLVTEHLTSSCQTNVTVASDMDTSTPTSIPLATAGFTYSHVQDVGRPMFHFSNVPTQASPSAIVETSSVRGTDLTTLAWWDELPARRSAKLYFNTRIAYCQLFLCLHTFIVSLQAVTIVLSLYVMGKTRQLLHSRNIPAQPVVLIEFLRS